GTTAAATGGAGAGCGGAGTTCGGTGAAACGTTTAGGAGTTGCGtgattttgagttttcaaaaGATTAGGAAATTCGATGGTCGGGCGATGATGGTTGTGGATGATTTCGGTGTCGATTTCTTCCCAAGGATGGAAGCGAGAGTGACCTGGTTGATGCGCACTCTGATAACGGCGTTGGCGAGGCACCATGTGATGGTGGAGGTGGTGCTGGAGCATTTGGAGATGAATCATCTGGTGTTGAGAGACGAGGGAGGGAATGGTGTGGTGGTGATCGAGAAGAATGGTTTAGATGATATTAGGAGATCGAGAGTtcgcggcggcggcggagagaCGTCGGAGAGACGGACGACGGAGAGGCGGACGTTGAGAACTAGAGTACCGAGAACGACTGTAAGGATGAAGTACTGGCCATTGCTAGATCTCCAGCACGGGTTATGTATGGAGGACGCCACGTTGGTGGTGGTGAGGCCGACTGGaaatgccagcgaggatgaaACTGCTGACATGGGGAAAGAAGACGCTGACTTGGCACTGAGTGCATTTGAAGATAATGATCTGTACACAGTCGCCGTGGCAGCGTTGTTGACGAAGGGTACTAGGCTTAAGATGGGGATAAACTCTTTctagattttcctttttttttttttttttttttttcttttaaaaaaattgtaaatttgaaaatttctgagctgaaaaaaatatatcagtaatatgtacattttttttttttaaatcttgatTTCTAATTGGCCTAGTCTTTGGGCCTAAGAGCCCAATTTgacaaacaacaaaatccaCGTCACTGTCCGAGAGTAAAGTGCACTTTATTGGTATATACAATAGTATCGAGCCGAGTTAGAGTAGTattgtgtatttttttaacgGGACGAGTCAgtcttctttatattttccttcaCGGTCTCGTTGTCGAAATTGTACTAAAAAGTAAGTAGAAGAGGGAAACGTGCATCAGCTTTGTAAGTACACAACTTGATAGGTCATGTCCCTCTCACATATGTGCTACTAGTCTTCAACCCAACTTCTTGAAAAGGCTTTCAAGGAGACCCGTCGATTATTCGTCTATATGATACCTACGGGAACCTTTTCAGAGTAAACCCATGAGTCTCTAAACCTACTCATAGCGTAAAAAGCACGAACAAGACTTATCAAGAAGTCATTCCATTATAAAATCTTCTATTATTTTGCGAACTCTTTTGACCTTCTTAAGGCATCCATGTTCGTAGTAATGTTTCTTTTGACTTCCGACTGGCTACTAATTGTATAAACTTttacaaacattaaaaattactgtttttttttgggtaaaaatatttactatttaCTACCCAAGGAATGATAATAAGTTTAATAAGTAGGGTTCAACgtattgaatttttgaaatgatGCAATTAAGGTtacttatttttctatttaatttttttacagtAAACATTGAATAATTCAGTTTGATTGAATTGATTTCATTGTCCTGTTTCACATCACATGCTTAATGTGGCATGTCGTCACTTTTATATccaaagaatcaaaatttttattatgtaacaatattctatttattttttaaactttaacaAATAGActccaaattttcttaataatttaattaaatatatatataatttaatatcgTTAAATTAAGACATTTTGAACGGATGACGTAGCACGATAAATTAGTTCAttataagtttaattaaaattgtatttcgtctctaattttttaaaattatttaattgatcctaaacttttaaaaaatatctaataaatttaaaagttttaacttatttgtaatgaattaattaattattttattaaacataaaatttataaattttaaattggtagg
The nucleotide sequence above comes from Cucurbita pepo subsp. pepo cultivar mu-cu-16 chromosome LG11, ASM280686v2, whole genome shotgun sequence. Encoded proteins:
- the LOC111805492 gene encoding F-box protein At1g78100-like; amino-acid sequence: MAEVQEQEASSSIRVAGGGFDSLPDSLVLVIFNFVSDVKSLIRCRAVSKRFNSLVPHSDSLFLKIDYTVSSDSESDSDSDSDSDYVPNSKLFDFFKTTLESFFYFMSPVFLKSKSQTSPAQILRQFHRIQRLQIEFPTKGIEVARAVKWRAEFGETFRSCVILSFQKIRKFDGRAMMVVDDFGVDFFPRMEARVTWLMRTLITALARHHVMVEVVLEHLEMNHLVLRDEGGNGVVVIEKNGLDDIRRSRVRGGGGETSERRTTERRTLRTRVPRTTVRMKYWPLLDLQHGLCMEDATLVVVRPTGNASEDETADMGKEDADLALSAFEDNDLYTVAVAALLTKGTRLKMGINSF